One Stenotrophomonas maltophilia DNA window includes the following coding sequences:
- a CDS encoding SRPBCC family protein, with translation MSAESTRFIHVIYIASTPQEVFEAITRPEIASRYWGHENVSDWKPGSRWQHVRANETRSVELVGEVVESTPPSRLVITWAAASQADNPDAYSRVTFDIVPYQDMVRLTVTHDELEPGSGMDTGIRQGWPIVLSSLKSLLETGKGLDVFAKPQ, from the coding sequence CTTCATCCACGTGATCTACATCGCCTCCACGCCGCAGGAGGTGTTCGAGGCCATCACCCGGCCCGAGATCGCCAGCCGCTACTGGGGCCACGAAAACGTCTCGGACTGGAAACCCGGCTCGCGCTGGCAGCACGTGCGCGCCAACGAAACACGCTCGGTCGAACTGGTGGGCGAAGTGGTGGAGAGCACCCCACCCTCTCGGCTGGTCATCACCTGGGCCGCCGCTTCGCAGGCCGACAACCCGGACGCCTACAGCCGCGTCACCTTCGATATCGTGCCCTACCAGGACATGGTGCGTCTGACCGTCACCCACGACGAACTGGAACCGGGCAGCGGGATGGATACCGGCATCCGCCAGGGCTGGCCTATCGTGCTGTCGAGCCTGAAGTCGCTGCTGGAGACGGGCAAGGGCTTGGATGTGTTTGCGAAGCCGCAGTAA